Proteins from one Halovivax limisalsi genomic window:
- the hemE gene encoding uroporphyrinogen decarboxylase, with the protein MRDLFLRAARGERTERPPVWMMRQAGRYLPEYRELREDYSFREAISTPDVAAEISLQPYERFEPDAVVMYSDILTVLEPLGFAYHLESGVGPVVENPVESPADADRTPEDVREHLPYVGDLLSRLSAELGSDAATLGFTGGPFTLAAYVCEGEPSRTFMAVRRLRAEHPDAFERLLRAFTDVVVDYVRYQVEAGADAIQLFDTYAGLLSPADYRAFLLPLHREIVEATDVPTIVFARNLSGNLDLLAETGADVVGLDWTVDIAAARDRLGDRPVQGNLDPALLYGDPDAVRERTLDIVDAAGEAGHILNLGHGVDRSVPVENVAAFFEAAKSVSR; encoded by the coding sequence ATGAGAGACCTGTTTCTCCGGGCGGCCCGCGGGGAGCGAACCGAGCGCCCGCCGGTCTGGATGATGCGCCAGGCGGGCCGGTACCTCCCGGAGTACCGCGAACTGCGCGAGGACTACTCGTTCCGCGAGGCGATTTCGACGCCGGACGTCGCCGCCGAGATCAGCCTCCAGCCCTACGAGCGATTCGAACCGGACGCCGTCGTCATGTACTCGGACATCCTGACGGTGCTGGAACCGCTCGGGTTTGCATACCACCTCGAATCTGGCGTCGGACCGGTCGTCGAGAACCCGGTCGAATCGCCTGCGGACGCGGACCGAACCCCCGAGGACGTCCGCGAACACCTCCCCTACGTCGGCGACCTCCTCTCCCGACTCTCGGCCGAGCTCGGTTCCGACGCGGCGACACTCGGCTTCACCGGCGGCCCGTTCACGCTCGCGGCGTACGTCTGCGAGGGCGAACCGTCGCGGACCTTCATGGCCGTCCGCCGCCTGCGCGCGGAACACCCCGACGCGTTCGAGCGACTCCTGCGAGCCTTCACCGACGTCGTCGTCGACTACGTCCGGTACCAGGTCGAGGCCGGTGCGGACGCGATCCAGCTGTTCGACACGTACGCGGGCCTGCTCTCGCCGGCGGACTACCGCGCGTTTCTCCTCCCGCTGCACCGGGAGATCGTCGAGGCCACCGACGTCCCGACGATCGTCTTCGCCCGGAACCTCTCTGGCAATCTCGACCTGCTCGCCGAGACCGGCGCGGACGTCGTCGGCCTCGACTGGACGGTCGACATCGCCGCGGCGCGCGACCGACTGGGCGATCGGCCGGTGCAGGGCAATCTCGACCCAGCGCTCCTCTACGGTGATCCCGACGCCGTCCGCGAGCGCACGCTCGACATCGTCGACGCAGCGGGTGAGGCCGGCCACATTCTGAACCTCGGTCACGGCGTCGACCGGTCGGTCCCCGTCGAGAACGTCGCGGCGTTCTTCGAGGCGGCGAAGTCGGTCTCGCGGTAG
- a CDS encoding metal-dependent hydrolase: MMATTHALVGMAVALPVIVGAPELAPVAILAGAVGGLLPDLDLYVGHRRTLHYPVYGWLAAGPAIGLALLSPSTVTVGLAVGLTAAALHAVTDVAGAGLELRPWQAGSDRAVYSHYHGRWLRARRWVRYDGAPEDLALASLAGAGAITVAGEAAGLVTVGLVGGLLAISTVYALLRRSLADLAVRLVGYVPASIRMHVPQRYCETDPSGRR, from the coding sequence ATGATGGCGACGACCCACGCGCTCGTGGGCATGGCGGTGGCGCTCCCGGTGATAGTCGGCGCTCCCGAACTGGCGCCGGTCGCGATCCTGGCCGGCGCCGTCGGCGGGTTGCTTCCCGACCTCGACCTCTACGTCGGCCATCGCAGAACGCTTCACTACCCCGTCTACGGGTGGCTCGCGGCCGGCCCCGCGATCGGCCTCGCGCTGCTGTCACCCTCGACGGTGACCGTCGGCCTCGCGGTCGGACTGACCGCCGCCGCGCTCCACGCGGTGACCGACGTCGCCGGCGCCGGCCTCGAACTCCGACCCTGGCAGGCCGGCAGCGACCGGGCGGTCTACAGCCACTACCACGGCCGCTGGCTCCGCGCCCGCCGCTGGGTTCGCTACGACGGCGCCCCGGAGGACCTCGCGCTCGCGAGCCTGGCCGGGGCGGGCGCGATCACGGTGGCCGGCGAAGCGGCGGGGCTGGTCACCGTCGGTCTCGTCGGTGGACTCCTGGCGATCTCGACCGTCTACGCACTCCTCCGGCGGTCTCTGGCCGATCTCGCGGTTCGGCTCGTCGGGTACGTGCCCGCCTCGATTCGGATGCACGTCCCGCAGCGGTACTGCGAAACCGACCCGTCCGGGAGACGCTGA
- a CDS encoding inorganic phosphate transporter produces the protein MEPATVLMFGVAALASLFMAWVIGAGSSGATPFAPAVGANAISTMQAAFVVGILGFAGAVTQGGNVSEAVGRGLVDGVTLPPTGVIVVLLIGSGLMAVGIATGYPIATAFTVTGSVIGVGLALGGTPAWTKYTEVGALWLLTPFVGGGIAYGIASVLPRPSVPEARSVPVLAGLVGAVLANLEVSFLEPGGGTAAGGLRWALPFDGVAATGAISLAVGALAAVVVRWDIRRDVTGGLRRFVLALGGLVAFSAGASQVGLAVGPLLPLLSDASMVTPTAVLLGGGLGILVGSWTGAPRMIKAISQEYASLGPRRSIATLVPSFLIAQTAVLLGVPVSFNQIVVSAIVGSGLAVGGGAAVSPHKLAVTVVAWVGSFVLAFGIGYCGMTLVPLL, from the coding sequence ATGGAACCAGCGACCGTCCTCATGTTCGGCGTGGCCGCGCTCGCGAGCCTCTTCATGGCGTGGGTCATCGGCGCCGGTTCGAGCGGCGCGACGCCGTTTGCCCCCGCAGTCGGGGCCAATGCCATCTCGACGATGCAGGCCGCCTTCGTCGTCGGCATCCTCGGCTTCGCCGGAGCGGTCACCCAGGGCGGAAACGTCTCCGAAGCCGTCGGGCGCGGCCTCGTCGACGGCGTCACGCTCCCGCCGACCGGCGTCATCGTCGTCTTACTGATCGGCTCCGGTCTGATGGCGGTCGGGATCGCGACCGGTTACCCGATCGCGACGGCCTTTACGGTCACCGGGTCGGTCATCGGCGTCGGGCTGGCTCTGGGCGGGACGCCGGCGTGGACGAAGTATACCGAGGTCGGCGCCCTGTGGCTCCTCACGCCGTTCGTCGGCGGCGGGATCGCCTACGGGATCGCGAGTGTACTGCCCCGCCCGTCCGTCCCCGAGGCCCGGAGCGTTCCGGTTCTCGCCGGCCTGGTCGGGGCCGTCCTCGCGAATCTGGAGGTTTCGTTCCTCGAACCGGGCGGCGGCACCGCCGCCGGTGGCCTGCGGTGGGCGCTGCCGTTCGACGGCGTCGCGGCGACCGGTGCGATCTCGCTCGCCGTCGGGGCCCTGGCCGCAGTGGTCGTCCGGTGGGACATCCGCCGGGACGTGACGGGTGGACTGCGGCGGTTCGTGCTCGCTCTCGGGGGCCTCGTCGCCTTCTCCGCCGGGGCGAGCCAGGTCGGCCTCGCCGTCGGCCCCTTGCTCCCGCTGCTGTCCGACGCGTCGATGGTGACCCCGACCGCCGTCCTGCTCGGTGGCGGCCTCGGAATCCTGGTCGGGTCCTGGACCGGCGCGCCGCGGATGATCAAGGCGATCTCGCAGGAGTACGCCTCGCTCGGCCCGCGGCGATCGATCGCGACGCTCGTTCCCTCGTTTCTCATCGCCCAGACGGCGGTCCTGCTCGGCGTCCCGGTCTCGTTCAACCAGATCGTCGTGAGCGCGATCGTCGGCAGCGGCCTCGCGGTCGGCGGCGGGGCCGCCGTCAGCCCGCACAAACTGGCCGTGACGGTCGTCGCGTGGGTCGGTTCGTTCGTGCTGGCATTCGGCATCGGCTACTGCGGGATGACACTCGTACCACTGCTATGA
- a CDS encoding YeeE/YedE family protein, which translates to MSETRAERGSRNDERGGSRPASAGAPDRTEHPLFLPLILVGGLFFGFGLAYSRMARPEVVLDFLQLEDFGLVFVMFGAAVVTGIAFFLVPRLRDRAPMTGDAYERRLKPFDRNVLIGGSIFGVGWGLSGICPGAAYASIGIGNGTILWAIAGMFAGAHLQGVWRSRSQDADATAATAD; encoded by the coding sequence ATGAGCGAGACGCGAGCGGAGCGAGGGTCTCGGAACGACGAGCGGGGCGGGTCCCGCCCCGCGAGCGCCGGCGCACCCGACCGAACCGAGCACCCGCTGTTCCTGCCGCTGATCCTCGTCGGTGGCCTGTTCTTCGGGTTCGGACTCGCCTACAGCCGGATGGCCCGACCGGAGGTCGTGCTCGACTTCCTCCAGTTGGAGGACTTCGGACTGGTGTTCGTGATGTTCGGTGCGGCGGTCGTCACGGGGATCGCCTTTTTCCTCGTCCCGCGTCTGCGCGACCGGGCGCCGATGACCGGCGACGCCTACGAACGCCGCCTCAAGCCGTTCGACCGCAACGTGCTGATCGGCGGCTCGATCTTCGGCGTCGGCTGGGGACTCTCGGGCATCTGTCCCGGCGCGGCCTACGCCAGCATCGGGATCGGCAACGGCACCATCCTCTGGGCGATCGCCGGTATGTTCGCCGGCGCGCACCTCCAGGGCGTCTGGCGCAGCCGCTCGCAGGATGCCGACGCCACCGCGGCGACGGCCGACTGA
- a CDS encoding YeeE/YedE family protein — MPADLTPLLATGFAPLHSAAEFAPLAIPAEPFPNGISRYAIGGLLVGLGAVIIYLGTGIIAGASTFLESTLSYVSERSRFAKYRYDRDWRVVFTAGIVLGGAIYAVVWQGGAWATDVQPWRLLVGGVFVGIGTRTGKGCTSGHGVCGVGSASKTSIAGVITFLAVAILTAQAVSALGVSP, encoded by the coding sequence ATGCCCGCTGATCTCACACCGCTGCTGGCGACCGGGTTCGCCCCGCTACACTCGGCAGCCGAGTTCGCTCCGCTCGCCATCCCGGCCGAGCCGTTTCCCAACGGTATCAGTCGATACGCCATCGGGGGACTGCTCGTCGGCCTGGGCGCGGTGATCATCTACCTCGGGACGGGGATCATCGCCGGTGCGAGCACGTTCCTCGAGTCGACGCTGTCGTACGTCTCGGAGCGGTCGCGCTTTGCGAAGTACCGGTACGACCGGGACTGGCGGGTCGTCTTCACCGCGGGGATCGTCCTCGGTGGGGCGATCTACGCCGTCGTCTGGCAGGGCGGCGCCTGGGCGACCGACGTCCAGCCCTGGCGACTGCTCGTCGGCGGCGTGTTCGTCGGTATCGGGACCCGCACCGGGAAGGGCTGTACCTCGGGCCACGGCGTTTGCGGCGTCGGCTCGGCCTCGAAGACCTCGATCGCGGGCGTGATCACGTTCCTCGCCGTCGCGATCCTGACGGCCCAGGCCGTCTCCGCGCTGGGGGTGAGTCCGTAA
- a CDS encoding MBL fold metallo-hydrolase, with protein MTDMDLPTPDVAIGSIEPSELKARIDDGERITLLDTRMESEYDEWKIDGETVDSINVPYFEFLDDAIDDDVLARIPDNREVTVLCAKGGASEYVAGVLNERGYETNHLEDGMNGWARIYERVEVDRYDGPGTLYQYQRPSSGCLGYLLVDGTEAAVIDPLRAFTDRYVDDAADLSSADSLSQARQDADELGVDLTYAFDTHIHADHISGVRSLADEGVEGVIPEAAVDRGVTYADEVTLAADGDEFGVGDATIETVYTPGHTSGMTSYLLGDSLLATGDGLFVESVARPDLEEGDDGAPEAAAQLYDSLQERVLSLPDDTLIGGAHFGDAAEPAEDGTYTAPIGQLEDEMDALTMARDDFVDLILSDTPPRPANYEDIIPTNLGQQDATDDEAFELELGPNNCAASQESLAGD; from the coding sequence ATGACCGACATGGACCTTCCCACGCCGGACGTGGCAATAGGATCGATCGAGCCGAGCGAACTGAAAGCCCGAATCGACGACGGCGAGCGGATCACCCTGCTCGATACGCGCATGGAATCGGAGTACGACGAGTGGAAGATCGACGGCGAGACCGTCGACTCCATCAACGTCCCCTACTTCGAGTTCCTGGACGACGCGATCGACGACGACGTCCTTGCACGAATTCCCGACAACCGTGAGGTCACGGTTCTCTGTGCGAAGGGCGGCGCCAGCGAGTACGTCGCCGGCGTTCTCAACGAACGCGGCTACGAGACGAATCACCTCGAAGACGGGATGAACGGCTGGGCACGTATCTACGAGCGCGTCGAGGTCGACCGCTACGACGGCCCCGGCACGCTGTACCAGTATCAGCGTCCCTCCAGCGGCTGTCTCGGCTACCTCCTTGTCGACGGTACCGAGGCCGCGGTGATCGATCCACTACGGGCCTTTACCGACCGCTACGTCGACGACGCCGCGGACCTCAGTTCCGCGGACTCTCTCTCGCAGGCTCGACAGGACGCCGACGAACTCGGTGTCGACCTCACGTACGCGTTCGACACGCACATCCACGCTGACCACATCTCGGGAGTTCGGTCGCTAGCGGACGAAGGCGTCGAGGGCGTCATCCCCGAGGCCGCCGTCGACCGCGGCGTCACCTACGCGGACGAGGTCACGCTGGCCGCCGACGGCGACGAGTTCGGGGTCGGCGACGCGACGATCGAGACCGTCTACACGCCCGGCCACACCTCCGGGATGACCTCCTACCTGCTCGGCGACTCACTCCTGGCCACCGGCGACGGTCTGTTCGTCGAGAGCGTCGCCCGGCCCGACCTCGAGGAGGGCGACGACGGCGCTCCCGAGGCCGCCGCTCAGCTCTACGACTCGCTGCAGGAACGCGTCCTGTCGCTGCCCGACGACACGCTGATCGGCGGCGCTCACTTCGGCGACGCGGCCGAACCCGCCGAAGACGGAACGTATACGGCACCGATCGGCCAACTCGAGGACGAGATGGACGCCCTGACCATGGCGCGGGACGACTTCGTCGACCTGATTCTCTCGGACACGCCGCCCCGACCGGCCAACTACGAGGACATCATCCCGACGAACCTCGGCCAGCAGGACGCCACCGACGACGAGGCCTTCGAACTCGAACTCGGCCCGAACAACTGCGCGGCCAGTCAGGAATCGCTCGCCGGTGACTGA
- a CDS encoding sulfurtransferase TusA family protein: MSSQYDITETLDVKGQSCPMPVVKTKGAIDDLDEGQILEVVATDSGSTSDLAGWAEGTEGVTLLDQTEGDAVYKHYVEKTA; the protein is encoded by the coding sequence ATGAGTTCCCAATACGACATCACCGAGACGCTCGACGTGAAAGGACAGTCCTGCCCGATGCCCGTCGTGAAGACGAAGGGAGCGATCGACGACCTCGACGAGGGCCAGATCCTCGAAGTCGTCGCGACCGACTCCGGCAGCACGAGCGACCTCGCGGGCTGGGCCGAGGGAACAGAGGGCGTGACCCTCCTCGACCAGACCGAGGGCGACGCCGTCTACAAGCACTACGTCGAGAAGACCGCGTAA
- a CDS encoding DsrE/DsrF/DrsH-like family protein, giving the protein MSTENEPSAAGVTDPEIDPAEFAALRERVEELERAITGAETVDDGKKMTVVATQGTLDMAYPPLILASTAAAFGWDVVVFHTFWGLDILHEEHSKDLKLSAVGNPNLPVPNAIGALPGMDAMATRMMQKRIDENGTATIEELIDLSLESGVDLQACQMTIELMDYDEDDFYDGVTTGVGAATAIQHMAESDVQLLV; this is encoded by the coding sequence ATGAGCACGGAGAACGAACCGTCGGCGGCTGGAGTCACCGACCCGGAGATCGACCCCGCGGAGTTTGCGGCGCTTCGCGAGCGCGTCGAGGAGCTCGAAAGGGCGATCACGGGGGCCGAAACCGTCGACGACGGCAAGAAGATGACCGTCGTGGCCACGCAGGGCACCCTCGACATGGCCTACCCGCCGCTCATTCTGGCGAGTACGGCCGCCGCCTTCGGCTGGGACGTGGTGGTCTTTCACACCTTCTGGGGCCTCGACATCCTCCACGAGGAGCACTCGAAGGACCTCAAACTCTCGGCCGTCGGCAACCCGAACCTGCCCGTCCCCAACGCGATCGGTGCGCTCCCGGGGATGGACGCGATGGCGACACGCATGATGCAAAAGCGTATCGACGAGAACGGCACGGCCACCATCGAGGAACTCATCGATCTCTCGCTCGAGAGCGGGGTCGACCTCCAGGCCTGCCAGATGACCATCGAGCTGATGGACTACGACGAGGACGATTTCTACGACGGCGTTACGACCGGCGTCGGCGCGGCCACCGCGATCCAGCACATGGCCGAGTCCGACGTCCAGTTGCTGGTGTAA
- a CDS encoding DUF2267 domain-containing protein, with protein MNFDEFTGEVQHRLEFPDTGRTLRAIRAALMPLGQRIPEGNADDLAASLPLEIEWYLTGAVIDHGQRFDWSEYLSRVSEIEGDAVDDAEAAYHARVVVDLVAEQVPGSDFQELRDQLPESEDDGNWRNLFEIVDAGGWTGAREGQTEGDTQTTTPGGDEPNAPFEE; from the coding sequence ATGAACTTCGACGAATTCACCGGCGAAGTGCAGCACCGACTCGAGTTTCCCGACACCGGCCGCACGCTCAGGGCCATCCGCGCCGCGCTGATGCCCCTCGGCCAGCGGATTCCCGAGGGGAACGCCGACGATCTGGCGGCGAGCCTACCCCTCGAGATCGAGTGGTACCTGACCGGCGCCGTCATCGATCACGGCCAACGCTTCGACTGGAGCGAGTACCTCTCGCGGGTCAGCGAAATCGAGGGCGATGCCGTCGACGATGCCGAGGCGGCGTATCACGCGCGCGTCGTCGTCGATCTCGTTGCGGAGCAGGTTCCGGGCTCGGACTTCCAGGAGCTTCGCGACCAGCTCCCCGAGAGCGAGGACGACGGAAACTGGCGGAATCTCTTCGAGATCGTCGACGCGGGCGGCTGGACCGGGGCTCGGGAAGGACAGACCGAGGGAGACACCCAGACTACCACGCCGGGCGGGGACGAGCCGAACGCACCCTTCGAGGAGTGA
- a CDS encoding MgtC/SapB family protein: protein MIEGVAVPDLLGQVLVAIATGGLIGLERERLPRRKYAGLRTMALLCGAGPIVVFVGERTGAPVSLVTLYLGLAATVAVLIAYLRFAIDTADVGFTTSITVFLVALLGLLVGYGELFASTSIAIVLVAVLSERDRLHRYASVITDRELQDSLTLGALVFILYPVLPAEPVDPYGVVSPREVLLFTIFVLAIQFGAYVSMRGFGGSRGLALTGLLAGSANSLAAAGVLARFAKQTREAVDAASAALLLATISMIGRNVAIAGVLGAGMLRSLWLPTAVMVGLGLAIAGSFWRFGEVSDGFDIDFGSPLSLAAAAKFAAAYVAILVVSVGSQELFSDLGLYAAAFVGGLVSSAAVSVTAATVLTGGSVTADGAASMVVFGIVASLSAKVALVELVDGRLRTRVALPLVAIGIAGLVALWIG, encoded by the coding sequence ATGATCGAGGGGGTCGCGGTTCCCGACCTGCTCGGACAGGTACTCGTCGCGATCGCGACGGGCGGGCTGATCGGACTCGAGCGCGAGCGCCTCCCCCGACGCAAGTACGCGGGCTTGCGGACGATGGCGTTGTTGTGCGGCGCTGGCCCGATCGTTGTCTTCGTCGGCGAGCGGACTGGAGCGCCGGTCTCCCTCGTGACGCTCTACCTGGGCCTGGCCGCGACGGTCGCCGTCCTGATCGCGTACCTCCGCTTCGCGATCGACACGGCCGACGTCGGCTTCACCACCTCGATCACGGTGTTCCTGGTCGCGTTGCTCGGCCTCCTCGTCGGTTACGGCGAACTCTTCGCGTCGACGTCGATCGCCATCGTCCTCGTCGCGGTGCTCTCCGAGCGGGATCGGTTACACCGCTACGCCTCGGTCATTACCGACAGAGAACTGCAGGACTCGCTGACCCTCGGCGCGCTGGTCTTCATCCTCTATCCGGTGTTGCCCGCCGAACCCGTCGATCCCTACGGCGTCGTCTCGCCGCGGGAGGTACTGCTGTTTACGATCTTCGTCCTGGCCATCCAGTTCGGCGCCTACGTCTCGATGCGCGGGTTCGGCGGCTCGCGGGGGCTCGCGCTCACGGGATTGCTCGCGGGCAGTGCCAACTCGCTGGCGGCGGCGGGCGTCCTGGCGCGCTTCGCCAAGCAAACGCGCGAGGCCGTCGACGCGGCCTCGGCCGCCCTGCTTCTGGCCACCATCTCGATGATCGGAAGGAACGTCGCGATCGCGGGCGTTCTCGGCGCGGGAATGCTCCGTTCGCTCTGGCTTCCGACCGCGGTGATGGTCGGACTGGGTCTCGCGATCGCCGGAAGTTTCTGGCGGTTCGGTGAGGTCTCCGACGGCTTCGATATCGATTTCGGGTCGCCACTTTCGCTCGCTGCCGCGGCGAAGTTCGCCGCCGCGTACGTCGCGATTCTGGTCGTCTCGGTCGGTTCTCAGGAGCTGTTCAGCGACCTCGGACTGTACGCGGCGGCGTTCGTCGGCGGTCTCGTCTCGTCGGCCGCCGTCTCGGTGACCGCGGCGACGGTGCTCACCGGGGGTAGCGTCACCGCGGACGGGGCCGCGAGCATGGTCGTCTTCGGCATCGTCGCGAGCCTGTCGGCGAAGGTCGCGCTGGTCGAACTCGTCGACGGTCGATTGCGCACCCGCGTGGCGCTTCCGCTGGTCGCGATCGGGATCGCCGGACTGGTAGCGCTCTGGATCGGGTGA
- a CDS encoding VanZ family protein, whose product MTTYCRAPSRWVTVALATLALVGGSLLPVPFERHPSFEGAGPDTLAHFLGYAGFAAALDEALSVEGVGWVLRAALTVGTATGIAVGTGRVQRYVPGRAHERSDVVAGVSGACIGVLWGTRGSARRRPGRIESVTSANDARRTERIPNT is encoded by the coding sequence ATGACGACGTACTGTCGCGCACCGTCGCGCTGGGTTACCGTGGCGCTCGCGACGCTGGCCCTCGTCGGGGGCTCGTTGCTCCCGGTGCCGTTCGAACGACACCCGTCGTTCGAGGGAGCCGGCCCGGATACGCTCGCGCACTTCCTGGGCTACGCAGGGTTCGCCGCGGCGCTCGACGAGGCGCTTTCCGTCGAGGGGGTGGGCTGGGTCCTGCGCGCAGCGCTCACCGTCGGAACCGCGACGGGAATCGCGGTCGGGACCGGGCGAGTGCAACGGTACGTCCCGGGTCGAGCTCACGAACGCTCCGACGTCGTCGCCGGAGTGTCCGGGGCCTGTATCGGCGTCTTGTGGGGAACGAGGGGATCCGCGAGACGACGACCGGGACGTATCGAGTCGGTCACCTCGGCGAACGATGCCCGTCGGACCGAACGGATTCCCAACACGTGA
- a CDS encoding universal stress protein, whose translation MTPPAPIDSILIPTDGSDGSLVGANRGLELAATVGATVHVLAVVDQNWIDGPADGDGDADDSAAANGSGPIAAAEDAVASVERLAEEYGPGLAVRTTVERGSPADEITAYADANDVDAIAMGTKGLSGLDRVVLGSVTETVLRTASVPVVAVPPGARDASLTADGVEELLLPTDGSEGAEIAAEWAIDLAAAVDATVRALYSVESTRMAAASDPEGALAHLEREGEDALEAVRERARDRRCTVEGTVAHGPAVDEILASVDEHDVDLVAMGTRGRSSIGQHLLGSTTENVVRDAAVPIACVPLPDDE comes from the coding sequence ATGACGCCGCCCGCGCCGATCGACTCGATACTGATACCGACCGACGGAAGCGACGGTTCGCTCGTCGGCGCGAATCGGGGCCTCGAACTGGCCGCCACCGTCGGCGCGACGGTCCACGTGCTGGCGGTCGTCGACCAGAACTGGATCGACGGGCCCGCGGATGGCGACGGCGATGCCGATGACAGCGCCGCGGCTAACGGATCGGGTCCGATCGCGGCGGCCGAGGACGCCGTGGCATCCGTCGAACGGCTGGCCGAAGAATACGGTCCGGGGCTCGCGGTTCGAACGACGGTCGAACGGGGATCCCCCGCCGACGAGATCACGGCCTACGCCGACGCGAACGACGTCGACGCGATCGCGATGGGGACGAAGGGGCTGTCGGGACTCGACCGCGTCGTGCTCGGGAGCGTCACCGAGACCGTGCTTCGCACCGCGTCGGTGCCGGTGGTCGCGGTCCCGCCCGGGGCGCGCGACGCGTCGCTAACTGCCGACGGTGTCGAGGAGCTCCTGCTTCCGACGGACGGAAGCGAAGGGGCCGAGATCGCGGCCGAGTGGGCCATCGACCTCGCCGCGGCCGTCGACGCGACGGTGCGCGCGCTCTACTCCGTCGAATCGACCCGGATGGCAGCCGCGTCGGACCCGGAAGGCGCCCTCGCGCACCTCGAGCGCGAGGGCGAGGACGCCCTCGAGGCGGTTCGCGAACGGGCGCGGGATCGTCGGTGCACCGTCGAGGGAACGGTCGCGCACGGCCCCGCTGTGGACGAGATCCTCGCGTCCGTCGACGAACACGACGTCGACCTCGTCGCGATGGGGACTCGCGGTCGCTCCAGCATCGGCCAGCACCTCCTCGGGAGCACGACGGAAAACGTCGTTCGCGACGCCGCGGTGCCGATCGCCTGCGTGCCGCTGCCGGACGACGAGTGA
- a CDS encoding FAD-dependent oxidoreductase, with amino-acid sequence MTDPFVVVGGDAAGMSAASKAKREDPSREVIVFERGEWVSYAACGMPYYVKGTVEELDDLVAVTAEEFREERDVDLRTGREVVGIDTDAKTVTVEGEAGEAIERSYGDLLIGTGASAIEPPFDGLDLEGVFTIHDMDEADAIDRFVGEREPESAAVVGGGYIGVEMAEALDARGLDVSMYEMLPRTLQPFGEETARTVEDHLRDQGVDLRLETAVRGFSGDGSVERVTYEEGGGTASAGADLVIVGVGVAPNTDLAEDAGIELGPTGAIATDDYGRTFDATDGSTVQHVYAAGDCAEATNVVTGEPDHVPLALTANRAGRAIGATVGGDPTRTGGTAGTAIVKAFELGAARTGVIDEERAREAGFDPVSVTIDAPTRPHYYPGATELTVTLVGDAASERVIGASVVGRDGVKRIDAVATAIQGELTVEELQNADLAYAPPFSPVWDPIVTAAKVLGGSMEDEIR; translated from the coding sequence ATGACGGATCCATTCGTCGTCGTGGGCGGGGACGCAGCCGGGATGAGCGCCGCGAGCAAGGCCAAGCGCGAGGACCCGAGCCGCGAGGTGATCGTCTTCGAGCGGGGCGAGTGGGTCTCCTACGCCGCGTGCGGGATGCCCTACTACGTGAAAGGGACGGTCGAGGAACTCGACGATCTCGTCGCGGTGACGGCCGAGGAGTTCCGCGAGGAGCGCGACGTCGATCTGCGGACCGGTCGCGAGGTGGTCGGCATCGACACCGACGCGAAAACGGTGACCGTCGAGGGCGAGGCCGGCGAGGCGATCGAGCGGTCCTACGGTGACCTGCTGATCGGGACCGGGGCGAGCGCGATCGAGCCCCCGTTCGACGGCCTCGACCTCGAGGGCGTCTTCACCATCCACGACATGGACGAAGCGGACGCCATCGATCGCTTCGTGGGCGAACGTGAACCGGAGTCCGCAGCCGTCGTCGGCGGCGGGTACATCGGCGTCGAAATGGCCGAGGCCCTGGACGCGCGCGGGCTCGACGTCTCCATGTACGAGATGCTGCCCCGGACGCTGCAGCCGTTCGGCGAAGAGACGGCCCGGACCGTCGAGGACCACCTTCGCGATCAGGGGGTCGACCTCCGCCTGGAGACGGCCGTTCGGGGCTTTTCCGGCGACGGGAGCGTCGAGCGAGTGACGTACGAGGAAGGCGGCGGAACGGCGTCCGCCGGGGCGGACCTCGTGATCGTGGGGGTCGGCGTCGCGCCGAACACCGACCTCGCCGAGGACGCGGGGATCGAACTCGGGCCGACCGGCGCGATCGCGACGGACGACTACGGGCGGACGTTCGACGCGACGGACGGCTCGACCGTCCAGCACGTCTACGCGGCCGGCGACTGCGCCGAAGCGACGAACGTCGTCACCGGCGAACCGGATCACGTCCCGCTCGCGCTGACGGCCAACCGCGCGGGCCGCGCCATCGGCGCCACCGTCGGCGGCGACCCGACGCGAACCGGTGGCACGGCCGGGACGGCCATCGTCAAGGCGTTCGAACTCGGCGCCGCCCGAACTGGCGTCATCGACGAGGAACGAGCCCGCGAGGCCGGCTTCGACCCAGTCTCGGTGACCATCGACGCACCGACGCGGCCGCACTACTACCCCGGCGCGACCGAACTCACCGTGACGCTGGTCGGTGACGCCGCGAGCGAGCGCGTCATTGGCGCCAGCGTCGTCGGCCGCGACGGCGTCAAGCGGATCGACGCGGTCGCGACCGCGATCCAGGGCGAGTTGACCGTGGAGGAACTACAGAACGCCGACCTGGCGTACGCGCCGCCGTTTAGCCCCGTCTGGGACCCAATCGTGACGGCGGCGAAGGTCCTCGGCGGTAGCATGGAGGACGAGATCCGGTGA